In uncultured Cohaesibacter sp., a genomic segment contains:
- the cofD gene encoding 2-phospho-L-lactate transferase, with translation MSKTQKRKVTLLAGGVGGAKMAEGLAALEDVELTIIGNIADDDDFHGLWVSPDIDTMTYTLSGRINRQQGWGLADEGTRALDILTTLGQDTWMTLGDKDFGLHIYRTMRRTKGDRPLDIAADVAAAFGVKPRILLPTDDRVQTRVKTEKGWLSFQEYFVREKCAPTIEALELVGIEAAVATPEAQEAIASADLLVIAPSNPLVSIEPILAVKGIRDAVKEARVPRIAVSPLIAGKVVKGPADRMMAALGMRADAVGVASHYVGLIDALLIDHQDSLLAEEIASLSIRPHCDDILMKDTTDKARLARAVVDLGLALAADKDHNGAAA, from the coding sequence ATGAGCAAAACACAGAAGCGGAAGGTTACCTTGCTGGCCGGAGGGGTTGGCGGCGCAAAGATGGCCGAAGGCCTCGCCGCGCTTGAGGATGTGGAGCTGACGATCATCGGCAATATCGCCGATGATGACGACTTCCATGGTCTTTGGGTGTCGCCGGACATCGACACCATGACCTACACCCTGTCTGGCCGCATCAACCGCCAGCAGGGCTGGGGGCTGGCCGACGAGGGCACCCGTGCGCTCGATATCCTGACGACGCTAGGGCAGGACACATGGATGACGCTCGGGGACAAGGATTTCGGCCTCCACATCTATCGCACCATGCGGCGGACGAAAGGTGATCGCCCCTTAGACATCGCAGCCGATGTTGCTGCGGCCTTTGGTGTCAAGCCGCGCATTCTGTTGCCGACCGATGATCGGGTGCAGACCCGGGTGAAGACGGAAAAGGGCTGGCTGAGCTTTCAGGAATATTTCGTGCGCGAGAAATGCGCCCCCACTATCGAGGCCCTCGAGTTGGTGGGCATCGAGGCAGCCGTGGCGACCCCGGAAGCGCAGGAGGCCATCGCCAGCGCAGATCTGCTCGTCATCGCCCCGTCCAATCCACTGGTCAGCATCGAGCCGATCCTTGCCGTCAAGGGCATCCGTGATGCGGTGAAAGAGGCTCGCGTGCCAAGGATCGCTGTCAGCCCGCTGATCGCCGGCAAGGTCGTCAAGGGCCCCGCCGACAGGATGATGGCGGCACTCGGTATGCGCGCCGATGCCGTTGGCGTGGCCTCGCACTATGTTGGGTTGATCGATGCCCTGCTGATCGATCATCAGGACAGCTTGCTCGCCGAGGAGATTGCCAGCCTGTCGATCCGGCCCCATTGCGACGACATTCTGATGAAGGACACCACCGACAAGGCGCGGCTGGCCCGTGCTGTTGTCGATCTTGGTCTGGCGCTTGCGGCAGATAAAGACCACAACGGAGCTGCCGCATGA
- the cofC gene encoding 2-phospho-L-lactate guanylyltransferase, translated as MTEKLLILIPMKDPSRAKSRLASGLSEGERSSLSLMLFKAVVERIKAALASADHLKAQIDVIDIAVVSSSNVIRQLAEELNILFLPEAGDRGLNDALQAASECALKQGYGRLCILPGDLADPTAQDIISLLSYPLDARTIIVCPSEDLGTNALVLPLPSPIPFSFGPDSFSRHFGQAADLGLMPVILPLKSLRRDIDTMADLSYLDAVQTAAIASGGEGA; from the coding sequence ATGACCGAAAAGCTGCTGATCCTCATCCCGATGAAAGACCCGTCCCGGGCGAAATCGCGGCTGGCATCCGGCCTTTCGGAAGGCGAACGGTCCAGCCTCTCGCTGATGCTGTTCAAGGCTGTGGTCGAACGGATCAAGGCCGCTCTTGCGAGCGCGGATCATTTGAAGGCTCAGATCGATGTGATTGATATCGCGGTGGTATCCAGCAGCAATGTCATCCGGCAGCTGGCCGAGGAGCTGAACATCCTCTTTCTGCCGGAAGCTGGAGACAGAGGCCTCAATGATGCCTTGCAGGCTGCCTCTGAATGCGCCCTCAAGCAGGGTTACGGGCGGCTCTGCATCCTGCCGGGAGATCTGGCCGATCCAACGGCGCAGGATATCATTAGCCTGCTGTCCTATCCGCTCGATGCCAGAACGATCATTGTTTGCCCGTCAGAGGATCTTGGCACCAACGCCCTTGTTCTGCCACTACCGAGCCCGATACCATTTTCCTTCGGTCCGGACTCCTTCTCGCGGCACTTCGGTCAGGCCGCCGATCTTGGTTTGATGCCGGTCATTCTGCCGCTCAAGAGCCTGCGCCGTGACATCGATACGATGGCGGATCTGAGCTATCTCGATGCAGTCCAGACGGCAGCGATCGCCAGTGGCGGGGAGGGCGCGTAA
- the cofH gene encoding 5-amino-6-(D-ribitylamino)uracil--L-tyrosine 4-hydroxyphenyl transferase CofH, producing the protein MSNEAEPTFGNTIAFDAQNVDVPVRKILDKALEGREISQADAVLLFKAEAPADLQAIYHVADQLRQRTNGDLVTFTVNRNINFTNVCYMGCKFCNFAKRAEEEDAHWHSVGEVLRRCHEAWDRGATEVCIQGGLHPKLPGSYYEELCRAIKAELPDMHLHAFSPFEVWYGASKTRKTYRDFLQGLKDAGLGTMPGTAAEILDTDIRKQLTKDKLSTEKWVEIIRTAHEVGIRTTATIMYGHIDAPEHWAAHIDLLRSIQKDTGGFTEFVPLSYQHVGTALYTENPGTVRKGPSIDEIDKMHAVSRIMLHGLIDNIQVSWTKLGPDHAMAMLNRGANDLGGTLMEESISRSAGADHGQEITAYELTQIVRASGRMPARRSSDYRILDIYDDHDPQPLAPLIDRGGKDPLDFLKMFPATAAKLEAAE; encoded by the coding sequence ATGTCCAACGAAGCAGAACCAACATTCGGTAATACCATTGCTTTTGACGCTCAAAATGTCGATGTTCCTGTTCGAAAAATTCTCGACAAGGCGCTTGAGGGACGTGAGATTTCACAGGCGGATGCCGTGTTGCTGTTCAAGGCCGAAGCTCCCGCAGACTTGCAGGCGATCTATCATGTCGCCGACCAGCTGCGCCAGCGGACCAACGGGGATCTGGTGACCTTCACGGTCAACCGCAACATCAACTTCACCAATGTCTGCTACATGGGCTGCAAATTCTGCAACTTCGCCAAGCGGGCCGAGGAGGAGGATGCCCATTGGCATTCGGTGGGCGAGGTGCTGCGCCGTTGCCACGAGGCATGGGACCGGGGCGCGACCGAGGTATGCATTCAGGGCGGGCTGCACCCCAAACTGCCCGGCAGTTACTATGAGGAGCTTTGCCGCGCCATCAAGGCGGAGTTGCCCGACATGCACCTGCACGCCTTCTCACCCTTCGAGGTCTGGTACGGCGCGTCCAAGACGCGGAAGACCTACCGCGATTTCCTGCAAGGCCTCAAGGACGCCGGTCTTGGCACCATGCCGGGAACGGCCGCCGAGATCCTCGATACGGACATTCGCAAGCAACTGACCAAGGACAAGCTCAGCACCGAGAAATGGGTCGAGATCATCCGCACCGCTCATGAGGTGGGAATCCGGACGACAGCGACAATCATGTACGGTCATATCGATGCCCCGGAGCATTGGGCCGCCCATATCGATCTGTTGCGCTCGATCCAGAAGGACACCGGTGGCTTTACCGAATTCGTGCCGCTGTCCTATCAGCATGTCGGAACGGCGCTTTATACGGAAAATCCGGGCACGGTGCGCAAGGGGCCGAGCATCGATGAAATCGACAAGATGCATGCCGTCTCCCGCATCATGCTCCATGGATTGATCGACAATATCCAGGTTTCCTGGACCAAGCTCGGCCCCGATCACGCCATGGCGATGCTCAATCGCGGTGCCAACGATCTGGGCGGCACGCTGATGGAAGAAAGCATCTCCCGCTCAGCCGGGGCGGATCATGGGCAGGAGATCACGGCCTATGAACTGACGCAGATCGTCCGCGCCTCGGGCCGCATGCCTGCACGCCGGTCGAGCGACTATCGTATTCTCGACATCTATGATGACCATGATCCGCAGCCGCTTGCGCCATTGATCGACCGTGGTGGCAAGGACCCGCTCGACTTTCTCAAGATGTTCCCGGCGACCGCAGCCAAGCTGGAGGCTGCCGAATGA
- a CDS encoding ABC transporter substrate-binding protein — translation MRDTFKKIAIGACAAASIFAATGANAADDFTLQLKWVTQAQFAGYYVALEKGYYEAEDLNVTIKPGGPDIAPTQILAGGGADVVVDWMPSALAAREKGLPLVNIAQPYKSSGMMLTCLKESGVKSPEDFLGKTLGVWFFGNEYPFLSWMSILGIPTEGGDKGVTVLKQGFNVDPLLQKQAACISTMTYNEYWQVIDAGISADDLITFKYEDQGVATLEDGLYVLEDKLADEKEVDKLVRFVRASMKGWKYAEANPDEAADIVLEYDETGAQTEKHQKRMMAEVAKLTAGSNGALDTADYERTVKTLMSGGSAPVISKEPEGAWTHKITDLALK, via the coding sequence ATGAGAGACACTTTCAAGAAAATTGCGATTGGCGCATGTGCAGCTGCCTCGATCTTTGCAGCCACCGGAGCCAACGCGGCAGATGACTTTACCCTTCAGCTGAAATGGGTGACGCAGGCCCAGTTCGCCGGCTATTATGTTGCTCTGGAAAAGGGCTATTACGAGGCTGAAGACCTCAATGTCACCATCAAGCCGGGCGGTCCGGATATTGCCCCGACCCAGATCCTGGCCGGTGGTGGCGCGGATGTGGTTGTCGACTGGATGCCTTCGGCGCTGGCCGCCCGTGAAAAGGGCCTGCCGCTGGTCAATATCGCCCAGCCTTACAAGTCCTCGGGCATGATGCTGACGTGCCTCAAGGAAAGTGGCGTCAAATCGCCTGAAGACTTCCTCGGCAAGACCCTTGGAGTCTGGTTCTTCGGCAACGAATATCCGTTTCTGAGCTGGATGAGCATTCTTGGTATTCCGACCGAAGGCGGCGACAAGGGCGTGACCGTTCTCAAGCAGGGTTTCAATGTTGATCCGCTGCTTCAGAAGCAGGCTGCCTGCATCTCCACCATGACCTACAACGAATATTGGCAGGTTATTGACGCCGGTATCTCTGCTGACGATCTGATCACCTTCAAATATGAAGATCAGGGCGTGGCTACGCTGGAGGACGGCCTCTATGTGCTGGAAGACAAGCTGGCTGACGAGAAAGAAGTCGATAAACTGGTCCGCTTCGTCCGTGCGTCCATGAAAGGCTGGAAATACGCTGAAGCCAACCCGGATGAAGCCGCAGACATCGTGCTTGAATATGACGAAACCGGGGCCCAGACCGAAAAGCACCAGAAGCGCATGATGGCTGAAGTTGCAAAGCTGACCGCCGGTTCCAATGGCGCTCTGGATACGGCCGACTATGAGCGTACCGTCAAGACGCTGATGAGCGGCGGTTCCGCTCCTGTCATTTCCAAGGAGCCGGAAGGCGCCTGGACCCACAAGATCACCGATTTGGCCCTGAAATAG
- the cofG gene encoding 7,8-didemethyl-8-hydroxy-5-deazariboflavin synthase CofG encodes MLVESERNSRSADTMSESAARLPSGARELHDQARHLQKADLTGLMARASSIRDARWGRTVTYSRKAFVPLTNMCRDTCAYCTFVKHPDHPDANIMSPDQVLATARKGEAQGCKELLFSLGEKPELRYERARAALALLGYHSMTDYLAVMCALVLEETTMLPHVNAGTLSDEELAKLRPVSVSMGMMLETVSRRLIGKGEAHHACPDKVPLQRLRTLERAGEHKVPFTTGLLIGIGEKWEERIEALHAINDSHKRHGHIQEVIIQNFQTKPDIAMANHPEPSLEDMLRTIAAARIILAPEISLQAPPNLSARHIAYLDAGINDWGGISPVTIDFINPQHAWPQIDALAASCDKAGFSLRERLPVYPAYLRAGSEFLSPQLQGRVARMSASNGLASEQRHLTQGE; translated from the coding sequence ATGCTGGTAGAAAGCGAACGCAACAGTCGATCCGCCGACACCATGTCGGAGAGCGCCGCACGCTTGCCGTCCGGGGCGCGTGAGCTCCATGATCAGGCCCGCCACCTGCAGAAAGCGGATCTGACGGGTCTGATGGCGCGGGCAAGTAGCATCCGCGATGCCCGTTGGGGCCGCACCGTGACCTATTCGCGCAAGGCCTTCGTGCCACTGACCAACATGTGCCGCGATACCTGCGCCTATTGCACCTTCGTCAAGCACCCCGATCACCCAGATGCTAACATCATGTCGCCCGATCAGGTTCTTGCCACGGCCCGCAAGGGCGAGGCTCAGGGCTGCAAGGAACTGCTGTTCAGCCTCGGGGAAAAGCCCGAGCTGCGTTATGAGCGGGCAAGGGCTGCGTTGGCTTTGCTTGGCTATCACAGCATGACGGATTATCTGGCCGTCATGTGCGCGCTGGTGCTCGAAGAAACCACCATGTTGCCCCATGTCAACGCGGGCACCCTCAGCGACGAAGAGCTTGCCAAACTGCGTCCCGTTTCCGTTTCCATGGGCATGATGCTCGAAACCGTCTCCCGCCGCCTGATCGGCAAGGGTGAGGCCCACCATGCCTGTCCGGACAAGGTGCCGTTGCAACGGTTGCGCACGCTGGAACGGGCAGGGGAGCACAAGGTTCCATTCACCACCGGCCTGCTGATCGGCATTGGCGAAAAGTGGGAGGAGCGGATCGAGGCCCTCCACGCCATCAATGACAGCCACAAGCGCCACGGTCACATTCAGGAAGTCATCATCCAGAATTTCCAGACCAAGCCCGATATCGCCATGGCCAACCACCCCGAGCCGAGCCTTGAGGACATGCTACGCACCATCGCGGCCGCGCGCATCATCCTTGCCCCGGAGATCAGCCTGCAGGCGCCGCCCAATCTCAGTGCCCGCCATATCGCCTATCTCGATGCTGGCATCAATGACTGGGGCGGAATTTCTCCGGTCACCATCGATTTCATCAACCCCCAGCACGCCTGGCCGCAGATTGATGCGCTTGCGGCGAGCTGTGACAAGGCGGGCTTCTCACTCAGGGAACGACTGCCCGTCTATCCGGCCTATCTTCGGGCGGGATCTGAATTTCTGAGCCCCCAGCTGCAGGGACGCGTTGCCCGTATGTCGGCCAGCAACGGTCTTGCCAGCGAACAGCGCCATCTGACGCAAGGAGAATGA